The Ailuropoda melanoleuca isolate Jingjing chromosome 4, ASM200744v2, whole genome shotgun sequence region GGAAGGGGGCTCTCCGCATTCTTTATCTCCTTCAGGGTCAGCGGCCCTCCAGGGCCCGGTCTCGGGCTATGACCGCCTCCTCAAACTTGATCATGAGCGTGGTGCCCTTGTGCCAGTGCGCCGTGACCTTGGCGGGAAAGCCGCTGTGCGTGAGCACCGCCTCCACGATGCCCGCCGTGAAGCTGGCACAGTTGAGCGTGCTGTTCTCCTTGGGCACGGAGATGTAGGTGTTGATGAGAGGCTCCCGCTCTATGATATAGAAGGTGCGGGCATCATCGTTGGCCTGCTCCAGCTTGTCGGCCTCCTTGCCGAACAGCGCCTTCCACACCGCGCCCTTGACGAAGAGCAGGGCGCCCAGCACCTTGGTTTCTCGCCGCGCACCCTTTTCGCGAGCCACCAGCGCATCCAGAACGCGTGCACCCACCTGGCGGCCCAGGGCTGCCAGGCGCGCCTGCAGCTCGGCCACCGAGAAGACTCGGCTCTGGCAGTGCTGCACCAGCTCGGAGAAGAGCAGCGCGAAGGCGCTCAGGCTCACCTCGGTGCGCGGCCGCACCAGCGCGCGCTCTAGCAGCGCCGACTTCCCGCGCGTGAAGCGCGCCTCCATGCTGCCGCCGCCCTGCTGGGACACAAGGACACGCGTGTTGGGGGAAAAACGTGGAGGCGCGTGTGCTCCACTGCCGACCTCCCatataggaaagaaagagaggaaggaaggggggcaTCCAATTGCATGTAAAGCACGCCTCCTCCAGTGAAGGAAAATGGGGCAAGAAGTAGGTTTACACCTTTGGCCAGGAGAggggttgcgggggggggggcgggaggacACAAGAGGGAAACCAGAAGGGGGACCGGAAATCATCCCAACCTTCGAGTGCCAGGCGATTGCTCCTATGTGAAAAGCACCCTCGTGCCCCCTCTGCCACCTGTGGGAGCAACTAGAGAACTAGCGCATGGGGGAGGGAGCGTCAGACctagggcagggaggggacaaggATGGGGGGACCGTCAGAAGTCTCTGGGCACTGTCCCCCGCAAGCCTCCAGCAGCGCCAGTGCTGACTTCCTGCAGATGGAAAGAACCTCCCCGCCTCTCCCCCACGGAAAGCCAAAGAAACAAGAGAGGGGAGTAGGCAGCCGGGAGGGTTTGGGGCTTGGAGGACGGACATACGAGTATATGGGACAAGCCAGGAGGAAATGGCTCTGACAGCGCCCATCTGGCATGCACGAAGCACGCCTCCTTGAAGATGCGGATGGGCCTTCGTTTGTAAGGAAGACTGGAGGGGGCCGCAGAGAAGGCGTCCCGTGCCCTCCAGAAAGGTAGCGGGACAGCAGGAGACAAGGGGAGAAGGTGGACTGTGAGACTCAAGGTTTGGGGGAGCCAGGAGGAGGCGCTGTGACCCTCCCATCCTAGTGCACCTAGCCAGTGGTCGGTGGCAGAAACCCGGAAGGGGCTGTTGGAGAAAATCCAGAGGGGGCACTGAGACCTCCACGACGCTGACCTGCGGTGAGGGTGGGGAGTAGGAGCGGATGGGGGGATCCCAAGGGCCCTGAGACAACCTCTCTTCCCCGGCCCATCCCTCGCCCACTCTTGTGTGAAGCCGCTGCCAAGGGTGGGGTCGGGAGAAGGAGCTGAGAACCCCGTTCCCACTGCGCAGGAAGGGGCCAGAAGCCGGAGGCGTCTGGGGATGCTGGGACTGCCCCCAACGAGGTCTCCGTGGGGAATGAGAGGGACCAGAGCGGGGGGAAGTCCAGAGGCTCCAAGACGCCCCCCAGGTGCGCATCTGTCCACACTGAGAGGGCCCAGAGCGCGAGATGGGCGGGGGAGTGTTGGGCCCGCCCCCACTGAGCTGCGACGGAAGCCAGTAAGCTAAGCCGCGGAAAGGCCGGAGCCCCGAGACCCCCGCACCAGCGTGGACCCGGCAGAGGGGGCGGGAAGGGGCCCACCCTCCTCACTGACCCTTTGCGTGGGCCGAAGCGGACGGAGCGGGGAGAGCGGACGCCGAGACCGTAGCCCAGGATCCCCGGGCGCGCGGGAGGCTGGGGGTCCCGGAGCGGGCGAGGCCCACGTGGGTAAGGGGTCGCGGGCGGGGTCTCACCAGCGTACGGAGGCCGTCCGTTTGGCCGAGTTGCTTTACGACGCCGTAAAAGGCCTTGAGTGCGCAGGCGCTGCGACGGGACGGGCTCGTGGGCGGGGCGCGCGCGTTGGCGGAGATTCCGGAGAGCGGCCGCCAGGGGGCGCACGTGTTCGGGACGCCCGACCGAGGGGTGTGGCCATGAGGCTAGTGGCCGGGCTGGCTTGCGTTGGCCAGCTCCCAGACAGTAGCGCGGATGGTCACCGGTTCAGGGGCAGACATTTGACTATGGGCCCACGTGTCTGTCTCAGGGGCACATATGTCTGTTTGTCCTAGAGGCACACCTATGCCTTGGACACACATTCTCTTGTCTTAGGGACACGAGCATTAACTCAGGCACACGTTCTCTTAAGGGACATACATCCATGAGCCAGGGGTCTGTGCTCAGAGGGTATATACACTCAGGAGCACAGTTACACCTGCTTAAGGGCTCAGATATATCTGTGGGCCCACCTACGCTTAGGGAGACATTGTCCATCTCAGGCCCACACTCTCAGGTGCAGAGACTGGGTTATTCCCTGGGTACATGTTCACGGACACTCAAAGACCCGCTCGGGGCATTCATTCCCACACAACCTCGTGCCCCAGGGTTCCTGGTATCATGTCCATGTGCTCACTGTGTgcctttccccatccccccacattTGCCAGACCCTACCCCACCAGGTCCCCAAAGCCCCCAGATGCTCCCAGTATGAGATCTGAAAGCCACGTTCTTTTGCATCGGCCTTTATCTTCACAAATCACAAACCGTGAGTGCAGAAACAAAGGGACATACATGGGTGCACGCTCTGAACTCCCTCAGTGACATAATTAGTCACACTCGCATTGGCACACAGCTGCTCACACCAACATAGGTAGTGACAGGGCACACACTGCAACGCCCACAATTACAGTGACACACGGGGTGCCCCACACACAGCTCTGCCATGATGCATTTATACACAACATACCATAGGACACTCACATGTGTTTACGGTGCTACCCGTGTTGCCAACCCCCGCACTCACACTGACACACTCTTGGGGTCCTTGCTGACACAGCCACCCACTGTGTCATGCATTATGCTCACAACACGCCACGATACACACATGTGGCCAGCTTCATCGGGAGGTGCAGCCAGGTCTTCGATGTCTTCTCATTTGTTGAGGTCTCTGGGTGGGATGGAGACCCACGGTCAGGCAGATCCCTCCCCCAGGAGAGAAACTGGGGCCAGACCTGTGGCtccctcctcttccacctctccAGCCCCAACTTACATGACTGTGGCTTCGTCTCCAGTGCCTTGGAGATTTCCTGTAACTTATTCTTGATTTGGTTCATGTCTGGGGGCAGGAGCACAGGAGAAAGCAGGCGTGGGGTCTCACACAAGGCCCCCACCTTTATTGGAAGGCTACTCCCTTCCCGACCCCCAGCCTGGGGTCCTGCGGCACCTGTGTACTTGgtgttcccagcagcatttaaATATCCCCTGAGTGACTCAGAGGGTGACATCCATCAACCTCTAACCCCCTGCCCTCGCACAGGGAAGGTGGGacccctgcttcccctcccccaactccccagcacccagcatgaGACAAATTCCACCTAGTGAAGGTCTGCAAGGGCACCTGCTGGTAGTGTCTTCACTGCGTTGTTCCCGGACTGGACATTTCTCTTGACCGCGTCAATGTCCTGCTTGGCCTCCATGATGAGCCGCTGGGCAGAGCTCCAGCCCCGATTCTGCTCCTCCTGATATTCTCGCACCGAGATGGAGACTGAGGCATGAAGTGGCATGTCCGTATCACCGCTgctctcctttcccccacccGACCCCTTGGGCCTCCCCCAGGTCCCACCCTCACCATTCCAGAGCTCCCTTTTCAAGACCAGCAGCTCCTGGGACATCTCAGAATCTGttcaggaggaggggcaggggaggcaggaaaACCCTTGAGGCGCCCCCAGTTCTGCAGTCCTGGGAacaagggtgggggaagggagaggaacgagggagaagggagacagaGTGGAAACACTgggcctccccacctcctgagGACCCTCTTCACACTGTCCCGGCCCcccaccaaaaccaaaacaaaaacccaaaacaacaacaaaaaccctgaaaCCAAAAGGCCTACTCACTCTTTGCCAGGACCAAGGCCACGAGAATGATGCAGGACAGGGTGAGGAGGATGTGGAGGGTCACGAGGGCTCTTTGCAGACAACGGGGGACCTGGGCATAGTCTGAGGGTGGCCTAGACAGGGTTGGGACTGGGGTAGAGGCAGGACGGGTGACCTCCAGGGCCCAGCACCACCACCCAGACCATCACCACTGACTCTAACACCATCAGAAGCTCTGTCACCCATGCCCATGCTTCCCAATGCTGTAGCCACTGTGACCACCAACATGCACGCTGACCAGAGCCACCAGCAGTTGTCCCTAATGCTGTCATCATCCTGCCCCCCCCCTTACCATCCCCTTTACCAGCACTCACAATGTCAGCAGCAGCTGTCACCGACACCCGTCAACATCAGTGCCTACCATTGTCAGCAGTGTCCCCAGCCACAGGTCTCATCGGCTCTGTCTAGGTGGTTCCTTCGTGGTCTACTACGTGGTCACCtctccaccatcaccatcacccaaACCTTCACCAACACTTCCACCAACCCCAACACCACCGACATCATCATCCCCACCTGCGAAGCTAaccccctgcccccgcctccgACTGTAACACAAGCCCTGATGGGACCTCGCCCCACACCACTGACCCCAACCTCCACATGGTGCTCCTTGCTCCCATGATGCCCTACCATGGTCCCCTCCCAAGGCTGTGCGATGTGCACCGGCAGATGACTGCTTGCCCTGACTCTTGGGTGGTGAATGGCTGCCCTTCCGCTGGTCCTGGTTTCTGAAGGTCAAGGTGATATTCTCATAGTCAGGGTTATCTGCACCTGTGGGCGGGAGAGTGAGAGTAGAAACCTGCCTGGAtccctggggtggggatgggggtggggtgagggtgggaaggggaCTCAGAGATCTTGGCTCACCAAACCCCTGCACACAACAAATTTCCGGGGATAAAAGGTAAGGAATGGGGAACGCATGGGCCGCTTCTTGGTTAGACGGACAGAGCACGCATGAGCGTTTGGGggatacacatgcacacatacattttgggggaggggaaggagccctgTGACCCCACTTTCAGCCTCTTATCTCTCCCATCCCAATCTCTCCCACctgacctctcccctccccaccccgaggTGCCTAACCTTCCTTATCGGCTGGACccctctgtttcttgtttttgaagGCTGCTGC contains the following coding sequences:
- the TRAPPC5 gene encoding trafficking protein particle complex subunit 5, coding for MEARFTRGKSALLERALVRPRTEVSLSAFALLFSELVQHCQSRVFSVAELQARLAALGRQVGARVLDALVAREKGARRETKVLGALLFVKGAVWKALFGKEADKLEQANDDARTFYIIEREPLINTYISVPKENSTLNCASFTAGIVEAVLTHSGFPAKVTAHWHKGTTLMIKFEEAVIARDRALEGR
- the MCEMP1 gene encoding mast cell-expressed membrane protein 1; translation: MESEEIYKKPEVKMQAAAFKNKKQRGPADKEGADNPDYENITLTFRNQDQRKGSHSPPKSQGKQSSAGAHRTALGGDHVPTLSRPPSDYAQVPRCLQRALVTLHILLTLSCIILVALVLAKNSEMSQELLVLKRELWNVSISVREYQEEQNRGWSSAQRLIMEAKQDIDAVKRNVQSGNNAVKTLPADMNQIKNKLQEISKALETKPQS